The window ATTGCTCGGTGGCATTCGCAACCTCAATGCCAGCCGGGTCGCTGTGCTGGCCGACCTGGCCGCCTGTGGCTGGCAGGACACCGATTTCTTTGCCCTTGCCCTGTCGGCCAGCGAGAAATTCCGCCGTGACCAGCAGGTATTGAGCCTGTTCACCTATGATCTACATGACTACAAGCAGGTACCGGACTGGCTGAATGCCAAGTTCTGGGCCAACCCTGAAAACTTCGGCAAGTACTGGTGGTGATGATGAGTGTCTCGGTCTGCCCTTGTGGCAGTGGCAACCTGCTCGACGCCTGCTGCGGGCACTACCATGCCGGCACCCCGGCGCCGGATGCCCAGGCGCTGATGCGCTCACGCTACAGTGCCTACGTGCTGGGCCTGGTCGACTACCTGGTGGCCACCACCCTGCCGGCCCAGCAAGCCGGCCTGGACCGTGCCGCCATGGCCGCCTGGAGCGCCCAGAGCACCTGGCTGGGCCTGGAGGTGGAAAGCGCAGAGGTGCTGGGCGGCCAGCCAGAGCACGGTTTTGTCACCTTCACTGCACGCTGGCACGACCAGGAGGGTGACCATCAGCACCGCGAGCGCTCGGCATTCGTCCAGCACGCCGGGCGCTGGTACTTCATCGACCCCACGGTCGGGCTCAAGGCCG of the Pseudomonas asiatica genome contains:
- a CDS encoding YchJ family protein yields the protein MSVSVCPCGSGNLLDACCGHYHAGTPAPDAQALMRSRYSAYVLGLVDYLVATTLPAQQAGLDRAAMAAWSAQSTWLGLEVESAEVLGGQPEHGFVTFTARWHDQEGDHQHRERSAFVQHAGRWYFIDPTVGLKAGRNDPCPCASGQKFKKCCASYVGS